A single Amia ocellicauda isolate fAmiCal2 chromosome 9, fAmiCal2.hap1, whole genome shotgun sequence DNA region contains:
- the nudt19 gene encoding acyl-coenzyme A diphosphatase NUDT19, translated as MNTALKHWKEAATVIFVAGTRHRAAVDITKRSPVTSPSYGKSGWPHKSAFDYEVLLLKRSGKSGFMPNAYVFPGGLVDSSDFSSDWLDIFKCFRHSPNFGLGVVKQPPHTRPALFATDRASLGSPIPGDVAFRICAVRETFEESGILLVLPTREASASAHSLRSSDAPPLTRIARLCDAGELAKWRLLVNENPFNFIQMCKELDCVPNIWAMHEWGNWLTPTGIYGKERRYDTAFFICCLQDVPHTMQDEKEIEHYKWSTPSEILHSYQAREIWIAPPQFYDLGRMCHLPQLRDLHSFSRSRALEGCEQWLPVRLVSSDCYISLLPGDDKYPDNPDCLGLNDMNMVTEKTLEELQQESSVFHRIVFQSLHEATIHVNIMPKYKHLLPFANSSWGSQADHKSHL; from the exons ATGAACACGGCTCTGAAGCACTGGAAAGAGGCGGCCACTGTCATTTTTGTGGCAGGAACGAGACACCGAGCCGCTGTGGACATTACAAAGAGGAGCccagtcacctctcccagctATGGCAAGTCTGGGTGGCCCCACAAGTCTGCTTTTGACTACGAGGTGCTGTTGCTGAAGCGAAGCGGCAAAAGCGGCTTCATGCCCAACGCCTACGTTTTCCCCGGAGGCCTGGTGGACTCCTCGGACTTTTCCAGTGACTGGTTGgatatttttaagtgttttcgCCACTCTCCAAATTTCGGTTTGGGAGTCGTCAAGCAGCCACCGCATACGAGACCGGCCCTGTTTGCGACGGACAGAGCCAGCCTGGGCTCTCCCATCCCCGGAGACGTTGCGTTCAGGATCTGCGCGGTGAGGGAAACTTTCGAGGAGTCCGGCATCCTGCTGGTTCTCCCTACCAGGGAAGCCAGCGCTTCAGCTCACAGTCTCCGCAGCAGTGATGCTCCTCCGCTGACTCGGATAGCCCGGCTCTGCGATGCAGGCGAGCTCGCTAAATGGAGGTTGTTGGTGAATGAAAATCCCTTCAATTTCATCCAGATGTGTAAAGAACTGGACTGCGTGCCCAACATCTGGGCGATGCACGAGTGGGGGAACTGGCTGACCCCCACTGGCATCTATGGCAAGGAAAGGAGGTACGACACTGCCTTTTTCATTTGCTGCTTGCAAGATGTCCCTCATACCATGCAAGACGAAAAGGAAATTGAGCATTATAAG TGGTCCACACCCTCCGAGATTCTCCACAGCTACCAGGCCCGGGAGATCTGGATAGCCCCACCACAGTTCTACGACCTGGGCCGGATGTGTCACCTCCCCCAGCTCCGGGACCTGCATAGCTTTTCCAGGAGCCGCGCTCTGGAAGGCTGCGAGCAGTGGCTGCCGGTCCGTCTTGTTAGCAGTGATTGTTATATAAGCCTCTTACCAG GTGACGACAAGTACCCTGACAATCCCGATTGTCTGGGACTGAACGATATGAACATGGTCACAGAGAAGACTCTGGAGGAGCTGCAGCAGGAGAGCTCTGTGTTTCACCGCATAGTTTTCCAAAGCCTGCATGAAGCCACAATCCATGTCAATATTATGCCCAAGTACAAACACCTCCTGCCCTTTGCAAACTCTTCATGGGGATCACAGGCCGATCACAAGAGCCACCTCTAA
- the LOC136759171 gene encoding b(0,+)-type amino acid transporter 1 has product MVEDGTRKRKGTLNCSVGPSMYSRSLQTEDAVKATALKKDVGLISGICLVVGSMIGSGIFISPKAVLDYTGAVGPCLCVWAACGVISTLGALCYAELGTMITKSGGEHSYLMAAFGSIPAYLYSWTTVMVLKPSSFAIISLSFAKYAATPFYPGCTPPDMATKCLAVAAIMLICLLNCLSVKLVTYVQNIFTAAKLLIILVIVVAGMVLLAQGNTQSFSNSFDGAQTSFGAIGLAFYNGLWAYGGWSALNSITEELQNPHRNLPLATFIGIPLVTVCFILVNIAYFTVMTPTELLQSEAVAVTFGDRVFYPVSWIVPLFVVFSTFGSVNGSCFTAGRMSYVAGREGHMLKILSYISLRHYTPAPALIFNGFLSIIYIIPSDIESLINYFSFTIWVFYGLTALSLIVMRFTKKDMERPVKVPIFIAAAVILVSAYLVLAPIIDRPEWGYLYCILFILSGLILYFLFVQHKFSWTRKIMRPLTMHLQLLLEVVPPENIE; this is encoded by the exons GTGGGGCTGATCAGCGGAATCTGTCTGGTTGTGGGCTCGATGATCGGCTCGGGCATTTTCATCTCTCCCAAGGCAGTGCTGGACTACACTGGAGCTGTGGGgccctgcctgtgtgtgtgggcaGCCTGTGGGGTCATATCCACTCTCG gTGCACTGTGCTACGCTGAGCTGGGCACAATGATAACTAAGTCTGGTGGAGAGCACTCCTACTTAATGGCAGCCTTTGGGTCCATCCCGGCCTACCTGTACTCTTGGACTACCGTCATGGTCCTGAAACCTTCCAGCTTCGCCATCATCTCTCTCAGCTTCGCCAAGTATGCTGCCACCCCTTTCTACCCAGGATGCACCCCCCCTGACATGGCCACCAAGTGTCTGGCTGTTGCGGCCATCA TGCTGATCTGCCTGTTGAATTGCCTCAGCGTCAAGCTGGTTACCTACGTACAGAACATCTTCACAGCCGCCAAGCTCCTGATCATCCTGGTCATTGTGGTGGCTGGGATGGTTCTTCTTGCTCAAG GCAACACACAGAGTTTTTCAAACTCATTTGATGGTGCACAAACATCTTTTGGGGCAATTGGCTTGGCCTTTTACAATGGTCTTTGGGCATATGGTGGATG GAGTGCCCTCAACTCAATCACGGAGGAGCTACAGAACCCGCACAG AAACCTCCCTCTGGCCACTTTCATCGGGATTCCCTTGGTGACAGTGTGTTTCATCCTGGTTAATATTGCCTACTTCACTGTGATGACCCCCACTGAACTCCTGCAGTCTGAGGCAGTCGCTGTG ACATTTGGAGACAGGGTCTTCTATCCTGTGTCATGGATAGTTCCTCTGTTTGTGGTGTTTTCAACTTTTGGATCTGTCAATGGGAGCTGCTTCACTGCCGGAAG AATGAGTTATGTGGCAGGCCGAGAAGGTCACATGTTGAAGATCCTTTCCTACATCAGCCTCAGGCACTACACTCCAGCTCCAGCCCTGATATTTAAT GGATTCCTGAGCATCATCTACATAATCCCCTCGGACATCGAGAGTCTAATCAACTATTTCAGCTTCACTATTTGGGTTTTTTATGGCTTGACAGCCTTATCTCTAATCGTCATGAGGTTCACAAAGAAAGATATGGAGAGGCCGGTGAAG GTACCGATCTTCATTGCTGCAGCAGTGATTTTGGTGTCGGCCTACTTGGTGTTGGCTCCCATCATTGACAGGCCTGAGTGGGGTTATCTCTACTGCATTCTCTTTATTCTGAGTGGACTGATTCTGTACTTCTTGTTTGTGCAACATAAATTCAGCTGGACTCGAAAGATCATGA GACCTCTCACAATGCACCTCCAGCTACTCTTGGAGGTGGTTCCACCAGAAAATATTGAGTAA